Proteins co-encoded in one Dama dama isolate Ldn47 chromosome 2, ASM3311817v1, whole genome shotgun sequence genomic window:
- the LOC133066387 gene encoding pregnancy-associated glycoprotein 2-like produces the protein MKWLGLLGLVALSECMVIIPLTQMKTMRETLRERNLLTDFSEEHPYSLSQNATNDQNIIYHPLRNYKDLVCIGTIAIGTPPQEFQVLFDTGSSGLWVPSIYCQSPSCYKHKSFIPENSSTFQATNQIFSIKYSFAMINGYLGYDTVRIGKMVSVAQPFGLSLKEFGFEALPFDGILGLGYPRPTVVGATPVFDNLRKQGVISEPVFAFYLSSQQENGSVVMFGGVDRAYYKGELNWVPVSQVGKWLINMDSISMNRTVVACKHGCQALLDTGTSLLRGPRGPVSKIQNLIHARPVGHEHLVSCQTIGTLPPVVFTINGIDYPVPAQAYIQSLSGSCLSNFYMRPQRVNESETWILGDVFLKLYFSVFDLGNNRIGLAPAV, from the exons atgaagtggcttggACTCCTCGGGCTGGTAGCTCTCTCAGAGTGCATGGTCAT AATCCCTCTTACGCAAATGAAGACCATGCGAGAAACCCTAAGGGAAAGAAATTTGCTGACAGATTTCTCTGAGGAACACCCTTACAGCCTGTCCCAGAATGCCACTAATGACCAAAACATAATTTATCATCCCCTGAGGAACTACAAGGAT CTTGTCTGCATCGGCACCATCGCCATTGGAACACCCCCTCAGGAGTTCCAGGTCCTCTTTGACACCGGCTCATCTGGCTTGTGGGTGCCCTCCATATACTGCCAGAGTCCCAGCTGCT ATAAACACAAGAGCTTCATCCCTGAAAACTCCTCCACCTTTCAGGCCACGAACCAGATCTTCAGTATCAAATACAGTTTTGCGATGATAAACGGATATCTTGGCTATGACACCGTTCGG ATCGGGAAAATGGTTAGTGTGGCCCAGCCATTTGGCCTGAGTCTAAAGGAGTTTGGGTTTGAAGCTTTACCCTTTGATGGCATCCTGGGACTAGGTTACCCCCGCCCCACTGTTGTAGGGGCCACCCCGGTCTTCGACAACCTGAGGAAACAAGGAGTCATTTCTGAGCCTGTCTTTGCCTTCTACTTGAGCAG TCAGCAGGAGAACGGCAGCGTGGTGATGTTTGGAGGGGTGGACCGTGCCTATTATAAGGGAGAACTCAACTGGGTACCAGTGTCCCAAGTGGGCAAGTGGCTTATAAACATGGACAG CATCTCCATGAACAGGACAGTGGTTGCTTGTAAACATGGCTGCCAGGCCCTCTTGGATACGGGGACTTCCCTTCTGCGTGGCCCAAGAGGACCGGTCAGCAAAATCCAGAATCTCATCCATGCCAGGCCCGTCGGTCATGAG CACTTGGTTTCCTGCCAAACCATCGGGACACTGCCTCCTGTTGTCTTCACTATCAACGGAATAGACTATCCAGTACCCGCCCAAGCTTACATCCAA aGTTTGTCGGGCAGCTGCCTCAGCAACTTTTACATGCGCCCACAGCGTGTCAACGAGTCAGAGACCTGGATCCTGGGTGACGTCTTCCTGAAGCTGTATTTCTCAGTGTTTGATCTAGGAAACAACAGGATTGGCCTGGCTCCCGCAGTGTAA